The Ignavibacteriota bacterium DNA segment ATGAATTGATTTGCTGTGAATACTGCCTGAATTGGGCAATATTTCAAGGCGGGCAAAGTACACACCGCTTGGATTTTTTCCTGCATTCCATTCGAGCGCATACTCTCCTGCCTCATATAACTCATTATTCACCAACACGCCTACTTCCTGTCCAAGCAGATTATAAATTTTCAAATTCACCAATGAGGAATGACTTATAACAAATGACAATGTAGTCGAAGGATTGAACGGGTTCGGATAATTTTGAAAGAGCGTTGTCGCTGTCGGGAGTTCATCTTCCGTTGTAACATCTGTGATAGATTGTTCTGTTCTATAAAGTCCCCCCTGATATGTCCCTGCAATGAGATTGTCGTTCTCATCAAACGCGAGAGAGAGAATGGTTGTTTGACGCAACCCTGTATTGCTCATCGCTGCCCATGTCTCACCACCGTTCGATGATGAATACACACCGGAAAATGTGCCTGCATAAAGGTGATTGGTCCCTTTCGGTAGCAGTGCGTTCACATATGTCGAAACAAAAGAAACATACGACCATGTTTCTCCGTTATCGGTCGAACGGTGAACACCGCCGTAACTTCCGGCATAAATATTTCCGGCATCATTGATTGTCAAACAAGAAATTGTTTGGCCTGAGAAACCAAGATATTGCCAAGACATTCCATTATCTGTTGAACGAAACAATCCATCGCCATCCGTTCCGGCAAACACATCGTTGAACTGATTGACTGCAAGTGTTGTGACAATGGTTGATTCTAAATGTGCTTGCATCCAATCTTCACCTTGATTTGAAGAACGATAAACTCCCCAGTTCGTTCCGATATACATCATTCCAGATTGAGCAACAGCCACACAATATGCATTTCCTCCGAACGTAGAATCCGTCAGGTTTCTCCAACTTGTTCCATGATTCGAAGTTCGGTACAATCCTCGGTCGGTTGCGGCGTACACAAAACTATCCGCGTTTGCAAAACCATGGATTTCATCACCAATGGTTCCATCAGGAAGTTGCGTCCAGCCAGTTTCATTATAGTTTGAGGAATAAATTCTGTTCCCCCACGTTCCGAGATAAATTTTGTTTGATTTATCCAAACAAATTTTTGCAACATTTTCATTTCTGACAGTAATCGTCTTTGACCAAGTCGTACCTGCATTCGTTGTGCGATATAAACCTTCCGCCGCGCCTGAAGTAAGTATAATGTTTGATTTGGTTACAAGCATGTCATCGAACGATGCAGATTTTGGCCCGATAAAATTCCAAATCGTTCCTGAACCGGAATACTGGTACAAACCCTTGTCTGTTTGAGCATAGATAGTCCCCAGTGAATCAGAACTAAGAGAAAGAATCGGCTTGATTGTCAACCCTAAGAGTCTCCAAGTTTTCCCTGTATCGGATGAAAAATAAACTCCTCCTTTGTTTGTATCCTTTAACGCAGTTCCGGCAAAGACATTGTTGGTTGGCGAGACATAAACAACTGAGACATCTTTGTTCTGTAATACATTGTTCCAGGTTTTTCCCGTATCGTAAGAGACATACATTCCGTTTCTATTTGTGCCAACAAAAAAATTCAA contains these protein-coding regions:
- a CDS encoding T9SS type A sorting domain-containing protein: MTSKVNLKLRFILLYLIAVSLTMGQTPFWKDLSGSPNFSLLNEGANGVLFATYGVFNTLASSEDGLYRSTNEGMSWTRTAISGQIDEFETNGKYLLTTRRPNFDYVRNYSTDNGSTWSSLIGTRGFFPYFHALSNSGGIYALDLGNPVQVIQCDLVLRRWRAIGTSLTLSTGEDPTALRVDNKLNFFVGTNRNGMYVSYDTGKTWNNVLQNKDVSVVYVSPTNNVFAGTALKDTNKGGVYFSSDTGKTWRLLGLTIKPILSLSSDSLGTIYAQTDKGLYQYSGSGTIWNFIGPKSASFDDMLVTKSNIILTSGAAEGLYRTTNAGTTWSKTITVRNENVAKICLDKSNKIYLGTWGNRIYSSNYNETGWTQLPDGTIGDEIHGFANADSFVYAATDRGLYRTSNHGTSWRNLTDSTFGGNAYCVAVAQSGMMYIGTNWGVYRSSNQGEDWMQAHLESTIVTTLAVNQFNDVFAGTDGDGLFRSTDNGMSWQYLGFSGQTISCLTINDAGNIYAGSYGGVHRSTDNGETWSYVSFVSTYVNALLPKGTNHLYAGTFSGVYSSSNGGETWAAMSNTGLRQTTILSLAFDENDNLIAGTYQGGLYRTEQSITDVTTEDELPTATTLFQNYPNPFNPSTTLSFVISHSSLVNLKIYNLLGQEVGVLVNNELYEAGEYALEWNAGKNPSGVYFARLEILPNSGSIHSKSIH